The Cloacibacterium sp. TD35 region AGTTTTATAACGATTTACAAGTGTATTACGCCAAAAATAAGGGTAAAGACGCGATTCAAGAAATTCTAGACCTGATTTAATGATTTGTTAATTAAAAATATCATCACATCAACACATTAAGAAAATGAACTTTTTAAGAAAAAATTGGCTCACATTATTGCTTTCGGTGTTTCTAGTTTCTATGTTTCTGTTTCCAGATTTTAGAGCGTTTGTTCAGCGACAGATTTTGATGAAACCTTCTTTAGAAAAAGTAGAAAAAGACGTCACTTTTACAGTTGATGAAATGAATATTCAATTGAAAGGCGTGAATGTTCCCGATGCAAATTTGGCAGATTTTAAGGACAAAGTCGTTTTCTTAAATTTTTGGGGAAGTTGGTGTCCGCCTTGTAGAGCAGAATATCCGAGTATTCAAAAATTGTACGACGCCAAAAAAGATAAAGTTACTTTCGTACTGATTGCCATGCAGGATGAAGAAGAAAAAGTGAAAAAATTCTTAGCAGATAACAATTATACTACACCAGTTTATTTTGCGACATCGCCACTTTCTGAAAAAATGTTGCCAAAAGTTTTTCCTACGACCTTTATTTTGGGCCAAAATGGAAGAATTTTGATGAAAGAAGATGCTGCAAAAGATTGGGATTCAGAGTCTGTACATCAATTTTTAGATTCTGTAGCTCCTTAAGAATTATTAAATAAAGTTAAAATCTATTAAAATAAAATAAGCAAAGAGTTTTTACTTTAAATTGGCAAAGATTTTGAAATCTTAATAACAACACACCTAAAAACTCAAAAGATAAAATGAAAAAAATAGCATTGTTGTTTCAAGCATTTAAAAAAGGAGGATTGCTTTCTAAGTTTCCGAAAATTTTAAAAATGTTTAAAGCGTACAAAAAAGGCGAATTTCAAATGGATTTCAAGAATGTAATCATTCCATTAGCAGCATTTGTTTATATCATTTCGCCATTAGATTTTTTGCCTGGGATTTTTTTAGATGACTTAGGGGTTCTGGCATTGGTTTTACCAATGGTTTTAAAAGAAGTAGACCGATTTACCATTTGGGAAAACGAAAAAAATGCTGCAAAAAAAGATAATAAAGTAATAAATGCAGAAATAATAGAGTAAATAAAATAATTTCATTTGTGTTTTTTTAATCGTTCCGAGATATTCTTGGGACGATTTTTTTTGAATAAATTTGCATTATGCAGAAAACACTCATTTCTATCATTGGTTCAACAGGAATTGGCAAGACAAAACTGGCTATAGAAGTTGCAAAACATTTCGGGACAGAGATTATTTCTTGTGATTCCAGACAGTTTTTCAAAGAAATGAAAATTGGTACTGCCACACCTTCAGATGAAGAATTAGCGAAAGCTAAACATCATTTTATTGGTCATCTTTCAGTTCAAGATTACTATTCCATAGGTCAATATGAAGTAGATGCTTTGGAAAAAATAGAGGAAATTTTTGAAGAAAATGATTTTGCAGTTTTGGTTGGTGGAAGCATGATGTATGAGAAAGCGGTAGTAGAAGGGCTGAATGATTTGCCTGAAGCCTATGCTGAAAACCAAGAAAAATTACAGAAAATTTGGGGTGAAGAAGGCCTGGAAAAACTCCAAGAGATTCTCAAAAATCTGGACGAAGAATATTATAATGTAGTTCACAAAGAAAATCCCAGAAGATTATTACGAGCCATAGATGTGATTTGGCAAACAGGTAGAAAATATTCTGAAATTATTGCAGAACCAAAGCATAAAAGAGATTTTAAAGTGGTAAGGATAGGAATTACCGCACCTAGAGAAATCATGTACGAAAGAATTAATCTTCGAGTAGATAAAATGCTGGAAAATGGTTTGATAGATGAAGTGAAATCTTTGACAGAATATAAAAACCTTGTTCCGCTACAAACAGTAGGGTACACCGAAATTTTTAAATATTTAGAAGGAACTTGGGATTTAGATTTTGCCGTAGAAGAAATCAAGAAAAACTCTCGCAGATATGCAAAGCGACAAGAGACTTGGAATAGAAAAGTAAAAAATGTGACTTGGCTTCCGTATGATTATTCAGATGAGCAGCTTCATGAGATTTTATCGAAGATAGAAAAATAAATTCCGTAATTTTGCAGTCAATAAATTAATGATAAATCCATAGTTATGGCAAATACACCTTCAAATATGCTCGCTTTAGGTACTAAAGCACCTTTTTTTGAACTCCCAAATCCTTCTCACAGCAATGAAATTCAATCTTTAGAAGATTTAAAAGGCGAAAAAGGAACGTTGGTGATTTTTATGTGCAATCACTGTCCGTTTGTGTTACATGTTATCGATAAACTTACAGAATTATACGAAGATTATCATACACAAGGAATAGAATTTATCGCAATTAACGCGAATGATGTAGAAAAATATCCAGCAGATTCTCCAGAAAAAATGATAGAATTTCAAATCGAAAGAAAATTTGAATTCCCTTATTTATTTGACGAAAGTCAGGCGGTAGCAAAAGCTTATGACGCAGCTTGTACACCAGATTTTTATTTCTTTGACGAAAAATTAGACTTGGTTTACCGTGGGCAAATGGACGATTCTAGACCAGGAAATCAAAAAGAAATCACAGGTGAAGACTTGATTATCGCTTTCGAAAATCTATTGTCAGGAAATCCACAAGAGGAATTACAAAAACCAAGCATGGGTTGTAATATCAAATGGAAATAATTAGAATTACCTCATAAAAAGTAAAAGAGTCAAGTGATAAACTTGACTCTTTTTTATTTTTTAGAAAAACGGATTGTGATTTTTCTCAAAGCCTATTTGCGTTGCGTTTCCGTGACCGCTATACACTTCTGTTTCTTCTGGCAAAGTAAAAAGTTTCGTGCGAATGCTTTCTAACAATTGCTCATGGTTTCCTCTGTATAAATCTGTTCTCCCAATGCTTCCTTGAAAAAGCGCATCACCAGAAATTACAAATTTTTGAGCTTCATTGTAGAAAGCCAAACTTCCCGGCGAATGTCCCGGAACATGAAAAATTTCAAAAGAATCTTCATCTATGAAATATTTTTCGCCTTCGTTTAAAAGTTCTATGTCGCCAAGAAAAGGTTTGAAGTCAAATCCATAATTTCTGGCAGACATCGGGTTTCTATCAAGTACATCTTTTTCTTCTTTGTGCATTTTTACGGCAACTTTATACGTGTCAAAGGCCCACTGTAAGCCTAAAACATGGTCTATATGAGCATGAGTCAGTAAAATATTTTGAATAGAAATCTCTTTTTCCTTGATGAAATTTTCTAGAATTTCATTTTCTTTTTCGTTCCAGTTTCCCGGGTCTATGATGACCCCGTTTTTTTGGTCATTAAACAATACATAAGTGTTTTCTGAAAAAGGATTGAATCGAAAAATATGAATATGGAGCATGTTTTGAAGTTTAGATTTTAAGTTTTCAAATTTAATCATTTTCAGCGTTTTAATTTTCAATATTTTGGCTCGATTTTCGTTATCTTCGTGATATGAAATTTCTAAAATTTACTTTTTTATTGCTTTCTGTTTGGGTTTTTGGTCAAAAAATTAGAAGTGTTCAGCTTTTTAATCCTCAGACCAATGATGAAACACCTGTCATCAAATTTGGGGAGCAATTGGTTTTGAATTTTGATGATCTAGAAAATAAATCTAACGTTTATCGATACACCATTAAGCATTTTGATAGGAATTGGAAAGATGACGGTTTGTTTTTCACAGAGTATGCAAAAGGTCCTGTGAATTCTTATATTCAAGATTTTAGATACTCTTTTAATACGGTTCAAAAATATACACACTACACTTTAAAATTCCCGAATGAGAAGACGCAACTGAAAATTTCTGGAAATTATGAAATCATCGTTTTTGATGAATCGGTCAATAAACCACTTTTTAAGAAAAGGTTTTGTGTGGTAGAAAATGGTGCGAATTTGGGAATTAATGTAACCAGATTTGCAGATAGCAAAGCGCCAAACCTTAATCAAAGAATAGAAGTTTCTGCCATTTCTAATGATGCAAGTTTGTTTTCTAGCCTTAATTCCATTAGTCTGAATGTGATTCAAAATAATAATTTTGGACTGGGAATTTATAATCAGAAACCCAATGCTGCGATGGGAAATAAATTGCTTTTTCAGCAGATGAATTTGGTTTTTCCGGGAAATAATGAGTTTTATTACTTTGATAATAAAAATATGAACCAGCCTTTTGATATGGTGGCTGCAACGAATAATAATGATGAAGGAAATCATACATATTTGCATTCGGTTTGGGCTTTTCCGCTTAACTATCAATATCAGCCAGATGTAAACGGAGCTTTTTATTTCAGAAGAAATGATTTGGGAATTGAAAGAAATGCAGATACAGAAGCAGATTATTCTTGGGTGTATTTTTCTTTGGATTCAGAAAAAACAGAAAAGGAAATTTATGTTTTAGGTGCTTTCAATGACTTTACTCCTTCAGATGAAAATAAAATGTTTTATGATGAAAATGCCAAAAAATACGTTGCTAGAATTTATTTGAAACAAGGTTTTTACAATTATATTTTGGCTACAAAAGATGCAACAGGCTTCATCAATCTAGGTGAAATTAATGGTAATTTTTGGCAAACCGAAAACTTATATCAGGCATTTTTATATTATGCTCCTTTCGATAGAAATTATGATGGTTTAATTGGTTACGGTGAAACCAGAAAACCTAGATAACTAAAAAATCCTTTCAAATACTGAAAGGATTTTTGTTTTATAATTCTTCTTCGCAAAGTTGTTTTACGACTTCTATCCATCTGTCTTCGTCGTTAAGACAAGGAACGTAGTGGAAATTTTCTCCACCTGCATGCAAAAACTCTTCTTTTCCTTCTACAGAAATCTCTTCTAGAGTTTCTAAACAATCACTTACAAAAGCTGGACAAACAATCGCTAGGTTTTTCACACCGTTTTTAGGTAGATTTTCTAAAGTTTCATCTGTGTAAGGCTCTATCCATTTATCTTTTCCTAATCTAGACTGGAAAGTAGATTTCACTTGACTATCTTCCAAACCTAATTTTTGTCTTACCAATTCGGTGGTTTTCAGGCATTGATGTCTATAACAATATTGATGTGAAGGATGATCTTCTTTGAAACAACAATCGCCTATTTTACAAGTTTTGGTAGGGTCTGTTTTGTAAATATGTCTTTCTGGAACTCCGTGATACGAAAACTGAAGCAAATCAAAATTTTCTGGTAATTTTTCTTTAATGCTTTCAGCCAAACAATTGATGTAAAGGTCTCTATTGTAGAAAGGTTTTACATAATTGATTTTGATGTTTGGGAAAACTTTCGCTTGAACTTCTTTTGCTTTTTCTACTACGGTTTCTGTAGTACTCATCGCATATTGCGGATAAAGTGGGAAAAGAACTATTTCTTCTACGCCTTTTTCTACCAGGTTTCTGATTCCGGTTTCTATGCTTGGTTCAGCGTATCTCATCCCAATTTCTACAGGAATATCAACTAATTTCTGCAATTTTTGTTGAATCTGTTTCGTGATGACAATCAATGGCGAACCTTCATCTGTCCAAACGGTTTTGTAAGCTGCCGCAGATTTTTTAGGGCGAGTATTGAGGATAATTCCTTTTACTAAAAGCGCTCTAAAGAACCATGGATAGTCTATCACACGTTCGTCCATCAAGAATTCATCTAGATATTCTTTTACGTCTTCTACTTTTGTAGATTTCGGCGAACCAAGATTTACGAGTAAAATTCCCTTTTTCGAGTTTTTAGCGATATTATTTTCCAAAATTTTTAATTTTTTAATTTTTAAACGAAGTTCTATTTTTCGAATTTCGCAATTCTTTTTATCCGTTTACAGCTTCTACTTTTTCTACTAAATCTGGCAAGAAATTTTTCAGAACTTGTTCTATTCCTCCTTTTAGCGTAGCAGTAGAACTTGGGCAACCGCTACAAGCACCTTGTAAAAGCATTTTTGCGGTTTTATTTTCTGCATCATATTCTAAAAGTGAAATTTTCCCACCGTCGTTTTCAACTGCTGGTGAAACATATTCAGTTAAAATATCAGAAATTTTTTGCTCAACATCTGTATACTCTCTGTTGATTATTTTTTCTACAGGGCTTTCGTGTTTCTGAGGTTCTTTATTGGTAATTTTGTGGCCATTTTGTAAAAACTCGGCAATTACATTTCTCACTACAGTCATCACCTCATGCCATTGTACAGAATCATCTTTGGTTACTGCCATGAAATTTTCTGAAACAAAAACTTCTTTTACAAATTTGAACTCATCATAAAGCACTTTGGCTAAAGGAACTTCATCCGCTTCTTCTCTAGATTTTACTTCTACGAAACCGTCTAATAATAATCTGTTTCCGCCGAATTTCATCACAGCAGGATTCGGAGTCATTTCGGCAAAGATTTCATATCTCTGTTGAGGTTTTTGTCTGTAAATTCTAGGATTGGCTAGAAGCTCATCTTCAATTACATTTTTAAGACTTTCTGCGATGTGCTCCCATTCTACGTGGTCTTCTTTAGCAACTGCTACAAAATTAGCAGAGATAAAAACCTTAGAAACAAAAGGATAATTGAAAAGTTCTTGAGCCAATGGAATTTCTGAAATATCAGAAGTTCTATCAAGTTCTAATGAACCTGGAATCAGGGTATAATCAGCCACAAACTTCATTACATTTGGGTTTGCAGTAGGTTCTATAATAATTGTATGCATTTTTTACTTAAATTTGAGATGCAAAAATACGGAAAGCAAGTCAGAAGAGAGAAGATGCAAGTTAGATTTTTTCAATTATTAATATTTTGCAAATTTTTAAAATTTTAACCACAAATTGTAGACTAAAATATGGCATTAGTAAGAGAACTTTTAGGCAAGACTCCAAAAATCGGGGAAAATACTTTTTTAGCAGAAACAGCTGTAATCATAGGCGATGTAGAGATGGGGAAAGATTGCAGTATATGGTATAATGCT contains the following coding sequences:
- a CDS encoding TlpA family protein disulfide reductase encodes the protein MNFLRKNWLTLLLSVFLVSMFLFPDFRAFVQRQILMKPSLEKVEKDVTFTVDEMNIQLKGVNVPDANLADFKDKVVFLNFWGSWCPPCRAEYPSIQKLYDAKKDKVTFVLIAMQDEEEKVKKFLADNNYTTPVYFATSPLSEKMLPKVFPTTFILGQNGRILMKEDAAKDWDSESVHQFLDSVAP
- a CDS encoding YkvA family protein; this encodes MKKIALLFQAFKKGGLLSKFPKILKMFKAYKKGEFQMDFKNVIIPLAAFVYIISPLDFLPGIFLDDLGVLALVLPMVLKEVDRFTIWENEKNAAKKDNKVINAEIIE
- the miaA gene encoding tRNA (adenosine(37)-N6)-dimethylallyltransferase MiaA, which produces MQKTLISIIGSTGIGKTKLAIEVAKHFGTEIISCDSRQFFKEMKIGTATPSDEELAKAKHHFIGHLSVQDYYSIGQYEVDALEKIEEIFEENDFAVLVGGSMMYEKAVVEGLNDLPEAYAENQEKLQKIWGEEGLEKLQEILKNLDEEYYNVVHKENPRRLLRAIDVIWQTGRKYSEIIAEPKHKRDFKVVRIGITAPREIMYERINLRVDKMLENGLIDEVKSLTEYKNLVPLQTVGYTEIFKYLEGTWDLDFAVEEIKKNSRRYAKRQETWNRKVKNVTWLPYDYSDEQLHEILSKIEK
- a CDS encoding thioredoxin family protein, which gives rise to MANTPSNMLALGTKAPFFELPNPSHSNEIQSLEDLKGEKGTLVIFMCNHCPFVLHVIDKLTELYEDYHTQGIEFIAINANDVEKYPADSPEKMIEFQIERKFEFPYLFDESQAVAKAYDAACTPDFYFFDEKLDLVYRGQMDDSRPGNQKEITGEDLIIAFENLLSGNPQEELQKPSMGCNIKWK
- a CDS encoding MBL fold metallo-hydrolase, with amino-acid sequence MLHIHIFRFNPFSENTYVLFNDQKNGVIIDPGNWNEKENEILENFIKEKEISIQNILLTHAHIDHVLGLQWAFDTYKVAVKMHKEEKDVLDRNPMSARNYGFDFKPFLGDIELLNEGEKYFIDEDSFEIFHVPGHSPGSLAFYNEAQKFVISGDALFQGSIGRTDLYRGNHEQLLESIRTKLFTLPEETEVYSGHGNATQIGFEKNHNPFF
- a CDS encoding type IX secretion system plug protein; this translates as MKFLKFTFLLLSVWVFGQKIRSVQLFNPQTNDETPVIKFGEQLVLNFDDLENKSNVYRYTIKHFDRNWKDDGLFFTEYAKGPVNSYIQDFRYSFNTVQKYTHYTLKFPNEKTQLKISGNYEIIVFDESVNKPLFKKRFCVVENGANLGINVTRFADSKAPNLNQRIEVSAISNDASLFSSLNSISLNVIQNNNFGLGIYNQKPNAAMGNKLLFQQMNLVFPGNNEFYYFDNKNMNQPFDMVAATNNNDEGNHTYLHSVWAFPLNYQYQPDVNGAFYFRRNDLGIERNADTEADYSWVYFSLDSEKTEKEIYVLGAFNDFTPSDENKMFYDENAKKYVARIYLKQGFYNYILATKDATGFINLGEINGNFWQTENLYQAFLYYAPFDRNYDGLIGYGETRKPR
- the hemH gene encoding ferrochelatase → MENNIAKNSKKGILLVNLGSPKSTKVEDVKEYLDEFLMDERVIDYPWFFRALLVKGIILNTRPKKSAAAYKTVWTDEGSPLIVITKQIQQKLQKLVDIPVEIGMRYAEPSIETGIRNLVEKGVEEIVLFPLYPQYAMSTTETVVEKAKEVQAKVFPNIKINYVKPFYNRDLYINCLAESIKEKLPENFDLLQFSYHGVPERHIYKTDPTKTCKIGDCCFKEDHPSHQYCYRHQCLKTTELVRQKLGLEDSQVKSTFQSRLGKDKWIEPYTDETLENLPKNGVKNLAIVCPAFVSDCLETLEEISVEGKEEFLHAGGENFHYVPCLNDEDRWIEVVKQLCEEEL
- a CDS encoding NifU family protein; translated protein: MHTIIIEPTANPNVMKFVADYTLIPGSLELDRTSDISEIPLAQELFNYPFVSKVFISANFVAVAKEDHVEWEHIAESLKNVIEDELLANPRIYRQKPQQRYEIFAEMTPNPAVMKFGGNRLLLDGFVEVKSREEADEVPLAKVLYDEFKFVKEVFVSENFMAVTKDDSVQWHEVMTVVRNVIAEFLQNGHKITNKEPQKHESPVEKIINREYTDVEQKISDILTEYVSPAVENDGGKISLLEYDAENKTAKMLLQGACSGCPSSTATLKGGIEQVLKNFLPDLVEKVEAVNG